From a region of the Candidatus Hydrogenedentota bacterium genome:
- the tsaD gene encoding tRNA (adenosine(37)-N6)-threonylcarbamoyltransferase complex transferase subunit TsaD — MSIVLGFESSCDETGVAVVKDGRRVLANEIASQIDIHKVFGGVVPEIASRQHTRVISQLTRQALDAAATPVEAIDAIAATQGPGLMGSLLVGLSFAKALAFSWNKPFVPVHHIEGHLFSAFLGERAPEFPFLALIVSGGHTQIVQCDRPHHYEILGATRDDAVGESFDKVARLLDLPYPGGPSIQDAAKNGDPAAYDFPRSMRSKGNLEFSYSGLKTAVLYALKEGGDGINIADVAASFQAAAIDILIIKTRQAIAQTGAKRLVIAGGVAANRLLRERAQSGLGIEVFLPPFEYCIDNGAMIAAAADSLLQHGRTSDFTVTPNPSLALCP; from the coding sequence ATGAGCATCGTCCTCGGCTTCGAATCCTCCTGCGACGAAACCGGCGTCGCCGTCGTCAAGGACGGGCGCCGCGTGCTCGCCAATGAAATTGCATCCCAGATCGACATTCACAAAGTCTTCGGGGGCGTCGTGCCGGAAATCGCCTCCCGCCAGCACACCCGCGTCATTTCCCAACTGACCCGCCAGGCGCTTGACGCCGCGGCCACGCCGGTGGAAGCGATAGACGCCATCGCGGCCACCCAGGGACCCGGGCTCATGGGCTCGCTCCTCGTTGGCCTCAGTTTCGCCAAGGCGCTGGCGTTCTCCTGGAACAAGCCCTTCGTACCCGTGCACCACATCGAGGGCCACCTCTTCTCGGCTTTCCTCGGGGAGCGCGCGCCCGAGTTCCCCTTCCTCGCGCTGATTGTCAGCGGCGGGCATACGCAGATCGTCCAATGCGATCGCCCCCACCACTACGAAATCCTGGGCGCCACGCGCGATGACGCCGTCGGTGAATCCTTCGACAAGGTGGCCCGCCTCCTGGACCTGCCCTACCCCGGCGGACCCAGCATCCAGGATGCCGCGAAAAACGGCGACCCCGCCGCCTACGACTTCCCCCGCTCCATGCGCTCCAAGGGAAACCTCGAGTTCAGCTACAGCGGCCTCAAAACTGCTGTGCTGTACGCCCTGAAGGAAGGCGGCGACGGCATAAACATCGCGGACGTGGCGGCCAGTTTCCAGGCCGCCGCGATCGACATCCTCATCATCAAAACCCGCCAGGCCATCGCGCAGACCGGCGCGAAGCGCCTCGTCATTGCCGGCGGCGTCGCGGCCAACCGGCTCCTCCGCGAGCGCGCGCAGTCCGGCCTCGGCATTGAAGTCTTCCTGCCGCCGTTCGAATACTGCATCGACAACGGCGCCATGATCGCCGCCGCCGCCGACAGCCTTCTCCAGCACGGCCGCACGAGTGACTTCACCGTCACGCCCAACCCCAGCCTCGCACTCTGCCCGTAG
- a CDS encoding divergent polysaccharide deacetylase family protein yields the protein MGRFLMPASRKHQAGVPGAAYYIIAFMALSTLAILAGMLGAWFWLSRPVNLGPETDRLADLAERILREQYVPAANISREPPVEASMDRGGRRTHWRAHRFAVTLPRELDAGAFKEQLRKELSNHFVKLLDKERDPAAGRERVSLYTDDIPFAEITIVNSGRQAAEAHRSDLRNSSEMAANLVEDVLESLGSGAIYARGVTEDREDLGARWRYTAFQAELPPGLTTGELRARIEAANTLPGVEASTSPNLPEGVDILLTIAGKPCVGLACATSPAPDRDPDDSGGGAALLGKGIAGSDPPEPGSEPPRPDPQPEYPEITPPMPPEARDPQPEPEPEPETEPDHGMEEDARAPDTPEEPAPPAPRSARQAPPLTGTAPARIAILIDDGGNNSTHTDRILALDNRLTLAILPNTPFGVETAERGAELGFEIMLHMPMETEGSNGRAAEGTIYTHMDDEEIQKLTRAALDQFPMATGANNHTGSRYTSDKAKMEVFLEVLSERGLFFVDSVTGSRTVAYETAVEMGIPAARRDVFLDNDTSEASVSAQFEELLRLARQRGYAIGIGHFQSPATATVLAREIPALKQANIELVHVSELLQ from the coding sequence ATGGGTCGATTTCTGATGCCCGCCTCCCGCAAGCACCAGGCCGGCGTTCCCGGCGCCGCCTACTACATCATCGCCTTCATGGCCCTGTCCACGCTGGCCATTCTAGCCGGCATGCTCGGGGCCTGGTTCTGGCTCTCGCGCCCCGTCAACCTGGGCCCCGAAACCGACCGCCTCGCCGACCTGGCCGAGCGCATCCTCCGCGAGCAGTATGTGCCCGCCGCAAACATTTCGCGGGAACCGCCCGTGGAAGCCTCGATGGACCGGGGCGGGCGGCGGACCCACTGGCGCGCCCACCGGTTCGCCGTTACCCTCCCGCGCGAACTCGACGCAGGCGCCTTCAAGGAACAACTCAGGAAAGAGCTCAGCAACCACTTCGTCAAGCTCCTGGATAAAGAGCGCGATCCCGCCGCCGGGCGCGAGCGGGTCTCCCTCTACACCGACGATATTCCGTTCGCCGAAATCACCATCGTCAATTCCGGGCGCCAGGCGGCCGAGGCGCACCGGAGCGACCTGCGCAATTCAAGCGAAATGGCCGCGAATCTGGTTGAAGACGTACTCGAGTCCCTCGGAAGCGGCGCGATCTACGCGCGTGGCGTCACCGAGGATCGCGAAGATCTCGGAGCGCGCTGGCGCTACACCGCCTTCCAGGCGGAACTCCCCCCGGGCCTCACCACCGGTGAACTCCGCGCGCGCATCGAAGCCGCCAACACCCTCCCCGGCGTTGAGGCAAGCACCAGCCCGAATCTGCCCGAGGGCGTCGATATACTGCTCACCATTGCCGGCAAACCCTGCGTGGGCCTGGCATGCGCCACCTCCCCGGCCCCGGACCGGGATCCGGACGATTCCGGCGGCGGCGCCGCGCTCCTCGGCAAGGGCATCGCGGGCAGCGATCCCCCTGAACCCGGTTCCGAGCCCCCGCGGCCCGATCCCCAACCCGAGTACCCGGAGATCACGCCCCCGATGCCGCCCGAAGCCCGGGACCCGCAACCCGAACCGGAGCCCGAGCCGGAAACAGAGCCGGACCACGGTATGGAGGAGGACGCCCGCGCCCCCGACACACCCGAAGAGCCCGCGCCGCCCGCACCGCGAAGCGCGCGCCAGGCCCCGCCCCTTACCGGAACCGCCCCCGCGCGGATCGCGATTCTCATCGACGACGGCGGCAACAACAGCACGCACACCGATCGCATACTCGCGCTCGACAACCGGCTGACGCTGGCCATCCTCCCCAATACGCCCTTTGGCGTGGAAACGGCCGAGCGCGGCGCCGAACTCGGCTTCGAGATCATGCTGCACATGCCCATGGAAACCGAAGGTTCAAACGGGCGGGCGGCCGAAGGCACGATCTACACCCACATGGACGATGAGGAAATCCAAAAACTGACCCGCGCCGCGCTGGACCAGTTTCCCATGGCGACCGGCGCGAATAACCACACCGGTTCCCGCTACACGTCGGACAAGGCCAAAATGGAGGTCTTTCTGGAAGTGCTCAGCGAACGCGGCCTCTTTTTTGTCGACAGCGTCACCGGATCGCGGACCGTCGCCTACGAGACTGCCGTCGAAATGGGCATCCCCGCCGCGCGCCGGGATGTCTTCCTCGACAATGACACCAGCGAGGCCAGCGTGAGCGCACAATTCGAGGAGCTCCTCCGGCTGGCCCGCCAGCGCGGATACGCCATCGGGATCGGCCACTTCCAATCCCCGGCGACCGCCACCGTGCTGGCCCGGGAAATTCCCGCCCTGAAGCAGGCCAATATCGAATTGGTGCATGTATCGGAACTGTTGCAATGA
- a CDS encoding glutamate racemase codes for MTGAHAPIGVFDSGVGGLTVARQIASRLPGEAIIYLGDTARVPYGTKSPETVIRYARACAEILVARDIKMMVVACNTASAFAVDALRDHLDVPVLGVIEPGARAAVRATQNGRIGVIGTSGTIRSGRYPQAIRALNPDLKVFTRPCPLFVPLAEEGWTRGEIPSAIAREYLLPLLENGIDTLVLGCTHYPLLKEAIAETAGETVTLVDSAEETAAAVQETLEAMGLCGERPMIPRFRFFVSDAPDSFMQVGEQFLGTPLHDIEWVDF; via the coding sequence ATGACCGGCGCGCACGCACCCATCGGGGTGTTCGATTCCGGCGTTGGCGGCCTCACCGTGGCCCGCCAGATCGCCAGCCGTCTCCCCGGCGAAGCCATCATCTACCTCGGCGACACCGCCCGCGTCCCGTATGGCACAAAATCCCCCGAGACCGTCATCCGCTACGCCCGCGCTTGCGCGGAGATCCTCGTCGCCCGCGATATCAAGATGATGGTCGTCGCCTGCAACACCGCCTCCGCCTTCGCCGTGGACGCCCTCCGCGATCACCTCGACGTGCCCGTGCTCGGCGTGATCGAGCCCGGAGCCCGCGCCGCCGTACGCGCCACGCAAAACGGGCGCATCGGCGTGATCGGCACCAGCGGCACGATACGCAGCGGCCGCTACCCCCAGGCGATCCGGGCGCTGAATCCCGATCTGAAAGTCTTCACGCGCCCCTGCCCGCTCTTCGTGCCCCTGGCCGAGGAAGGCTGGACCCGCGGCGAAATCCCGTCCGCCATCGCCCGGGAGTACCTGCTGCCCCTCCTCGAAAACGGCATCGACACCCTCGTCCTCGGGTGCACGCACTATCCCCTGCTCAAGGAGGCCATTGCGGAAACGGCCGGAGAAACTGTTACACTGGTCGACAGCGCCGAGGAAACCGCCGCCGCCGTACAGGAGACCCTCGAGGCCATGGGCCTGTGCGGCGAACGCCCCATGATCCCGCGCTTCCGTTTCTTTGTCAGCGACGCACCGGATTCCTTCATGCAGGTAGGCGAACAATTCCTGGGAACCCCCCTTCACGATATTGAATGGGTCGATTTCTGA
- a CDS encoding GerMN domain-containing protein — translation MSSTFRWNVMQKLVLSIWAMVTLILLFIVILLVREIAASGRDPLGAFQPGESAAETAPLGSSRIASLGEREIQLYFAAADGRSLAPEKQILPFSESSIENARAALTALIAGPKSGIAPILPPSVHLKSLFLRPDGELVINFSRELQADTRGGSALLESLMVQGVVQTVSQSALQNPQEPQIRRVRFLIEDEPPTDAFPAHIDLSQPVSPDGQWLAAQR, via the coding sequence ATGAGCAGCACGTTTCGCTGGAACGTCATGCAGAAGCTCGTTCTGTCCATCTGGGCCATGGTCACCCTGATCCTCCTGTTCATCGTCATCCTACTGGTGCGCGAAATCGCCGCAAGCGGCCGCGATCCCCTGGGCGCATTCCAGCCGGGTGAGTCCGCCGCCGAAACCGCCCCCCTGGGGTCCAGCCGCATCGCCTCCCTCGGCGAACGCGAGATCCAGCTCTATTTCGCCGCCGCCGATGGCCGTTCGCTCGCGCCGGAGAAGCAGATTCTTCCCTTCAGTGAATCCTCAATCGAAAATGCCCGCGCCGCCCTTACCGCCCTCATCGCGGGACCGAAATCGGGCATCGCCCCAATACTGCCGCCAAGTGTTCACCTCAAGTCCCTGTTCCTTCGCCCCGATGGCGAGCTCGTTATCAACTTCTCCCGCGAGCTACAGGCCGACACCCGCGGCGGAAGCGCCCTGCTCGAAAGCCTGATGGTCCAGGGCGTCGTGCAGACCGTCTCCCAGAGCGCGCTGCAAAACCCGCAGGAGCCCCAGATCCGCCGCGTCCGGTTTCTGATCGAAGACGAGCCGCCCACCGACGCCTTCCCCGCCCACATCGACCTCAGCCAGCCCGTCAGCCCGGATGGGCAGTGGCTGGCCGCGCAGCGCTGA
- a CDS encoding N-acetylmuramoyl-L-alanine amidase, with product MSRFSSKTSLRPFLAVLALALAAAAAAEQRIDVVRNGVTATLVLPEYKSQGVSYASFNDIARQIGAAFAVTGGSAVMDLDGARIEAPLESNALQAAGADLALRHPVRAYGSDALIAIEDLVPVLRAAFGFAPPETAASGSALAIEPMETPLESVALPPPAEATPDLEMAPLESVSPPPAAPLPAAPFQDTRNFLLAVDPGHGGEDTGAAGPGGLLEKDLCLNVAGQVRRLLKERYGVATVATRDADEARGAGQRAASIESSGAQLVLSIHCGASMAPGARGPALVAHRPAAQLSTAPKPGLRAAQALAASLRAIDGQDAPAVHEMPLLLHQASEVPGVLIELGNLSNPEDEARLASEAYQRQLAEAIAEGIHQLVGGGAPAEASP from the coding sequence ATGTCCCGATTCTCCTCTAAGACCTCACTACGCCCGTTCCTCGCCGTGCTGGCGCTGGCGCTCGCCGCCGCCGCCGCCGCCGAGCAGCGCATCGACGTCGTCCGCAATGGCGTTACCGCCACACTTGTCCTGCCCGAATACAAAAGCCAGGGGGTCTCCTACGCATCCTTCAACGACATCGCCCGGCAGATCGGGGCCGCTTTCGCGGTCACCGGCGGCAGCGCCGTCATGGATCTCGACGGGGCGCGGATCGAGGCGCCCCTGGAATCCAACGCGCTCCAGGCCGCCGGCGCCGATCTCGCCCTGCGGCACCCCGTGCGCGCCTACGGCAGCGACGCCCTGATCGCCATTGAAGACCTGGTCCCCGTACTGCGGGCCGCGTTTGGTTTCGCCCCCCCCGAGACCGCCGCGAGCGGCTCCGCGCTCGCGATCGAGCCCATGGAGACGCCGCTCGAATCCGTCGCGCTCCCGCCGCCCGCGGAGGCCACCCCCGACCTGGAAATGGCGCCGCTGGAATCGGTCTCCCCGCCGCCCGCCGCGCCGCTTCCGGCGGCCCCGTTTCAGGACACGCGCAATTTCCTGCTGGCCGTTGACCCCGGCCACGGCGGCGAGGACACCGGGGCCGCCGGCCCGGGAGGGCTACTCGAAAAGGACCTCTGCCTGAATGTCGCCGGCCAGGTGCGCCGTTTGCTCAAGGAGCGGTATGGCGTCGCGACCGTCGCCACCCGCGACGCCGACGAGGCCCGCGGCGCCGGCCAGCGCGCGGCCAGCATCGAGAGCTCGGGAGCGCAACTGGTGCTGAGCATTCACTGCGGCGCGAGCATGGCCCCCGGCGCGCGCGGGCCGGCGCTCGTCGCGCACCGCCCCGCGGCGCAACTGAGCACCGCCCCGAAACCCGGGTTGCGCGCCGCGCAGGCGCTCGCCGCATCGCTGCGGGCGATTGACGGCCAGGACGCGCCCGCCGTGCACGAGATGCCGCTCCTGCTCCACCAGGCCAGCGAGGTTCCCGGCGTCCTTATCGAGCTTGGAAACCTCTCGAACCCGGAGGACGAAGCCCGGCTCGCTTCCGAGGCCTATCAGCGCCAGCTCGCCGAAGCCATCGCCGAGGGCATACACCAGCTTGTCGGCGGCGGCGCGCCCGCGGAGGCCTCCCCATGA
- a CDS encoding lipoate--protein ligase family protein: MRCIDYSSPDPATNLALEEALLEAVDQGLQPDTIRFWECPAPFVVLGTGQRLTAEVHEDRCLADGVPIMRRCTAGGCVLQGPGSLNFALFLTLANHPEAASLHGSYRYILDRVRAALKTLGIAAERAGISDIAVQGRKISGNAQRRRRNAILHHGTLLYRPDLDAIDRYLREPQDRPDYRGARPHRDFIAPVPATPDALKAALAAAFEAGAPVDHPPPDALARAEALAREKYAQRDWIYRR, encoded by the coding sequence ATGCGGTGTATTGATTACAGCAGCCCCGATCCGGCGACCAACCTGGCGCTGGAAGAGGCGCTGCTGGAGGCGGTCGATCAGGGCCTGCAGCCGGATACAATCCGCTTCTGGGAGTGCCCCGCGCCGTTCGTCGTGCTCGGAACCGGCCAGCGCCTGACCGCCGAGGTGCACGAAGATCGGTGCCTGGCCGACGGCGTGCCCATCATGCGGCGATGCACCGCCGGCGGCTGCGTGCTCCAGGGTCCCGGCTCTCTCAACTTCGCGCTGTTTCTCACCCTCGCGAATCATCCCGAGGCCGCGTCCCTGCACGGCTCCTACCGCTACATCCTCGATCGCGTCCGCGCGGCCCTGAAAACCCTCGGTATCGCCGCCGAACGCGCGGGCATCTCCGATATCGCCGTTCAGGGCCGGAAAATCTCGGGAAACGCCCAGCGCCGCCGCCGAAACGCGATCCTACACCACGGAACCCTGCTCTACCGGCCCGATCTTGACGCGATCGACCGCTACCTTCGCGAACCGCAGGACCGGCCGGACTACCGGGGCGCGCGGCCGCACCGCGATTTCATCGCCCCCGTCCCGGCGACGCCCGACGCGCTCAAGGCCGCCCTGGCCGCCGCGTTTGAGGCCGGCGCGCCCGTGGACCACCCCCCGCCGGACGCACTGGCGCGCGCCGAAGCGCTTGCCCGCGAAAAATATGCGCAACGCGACTGGATTTACCGGCGATAG
- the gcvPB gene encoding aminomethyl-transferring glycine dehydrogenase subunit GcvPB, which translates to MQLIYEKSRPGRRALTLDALDVPQAALPADLCRDQDAELPEMAEIDIVRHFTHLSQRNVGIDDTFYPLGSCTMKYNPKIAEVAAAQPGLAQLHPHFSSSPVYEDHCQGAYALIHELERQLAEVAGMKAASLQPIAGAHGELTGALLMAAYHQDKGNAHKDTIIIPDSAHGTNPASAIMAGFKVVEIPSDKDGTIHLDAFEKMLTDNVAGIMLTCPNTHGLFEKDVAKIAQLAHTRDALLYYDGANLNAIVGQCRPGDLGFDVMHYNLHKTFATPHGMGGPGCGPVGVGERLLPYLPGPRVVKEGDRYTLATPEKSIGRVAAFFGNFLIAVRAYAYLRHYGNEGLKEVSRNAVLNANYIHARLKGAYKSAFSARYMHECVFTASSQADKGVHAIDIAKALLDRGFHAPTIYFPLTVKECLMIEPTETESKETLDAFCDAMLEIAALVDSDPESLHAAPVNTPVGRLDEVKAARDLNCACL; encoded by the coding sequence ATGCAGCTGATCTACGAAAAGTCCCGCCCCGGCCGCCGCGCCCTCACCCTCGACGCGCTCGATGTGCCGCAGGCCGCGCTGCCGGCGGATCTCTGCCGCGACCAGGATGCCGAACTGCCCGAAATGGCCGAGATCGACATCGTCCGCCATTTCACGCACCTGTCCCAGCGGAATGTCGGCATCGACGACACCTTTTACCCGCTCGGCTCCTGCACGATGAAGTACAATCCGAAGATCGCCGAGGTCGCCGCGGCCCAGCCGGGCCTGGCGCAGCTGCACCCGCATTTCTCCAGCAGCCCGGTCTATGAAGACCACTGCCAGGGCGCGTACGCGCTCATCCACGAGCTTGAGCGCCAGCTGGCCGAGGTCGCGGGCATGAAGGCCGCCAGCCTCCAGCCGATCGCGGGCGCACACGGCGAACTTACCGGCGCCCTGCTGATGGCCGCCTACCACCAGGACAAGGGCAACGCCCACAAGGACACCATTATCATCCCGGACAGCGCGCACGGCACCAATCCCGCCAGCGCGATCATGGCCGGATTCAAGGTGGTGGAGATCCCGTCGGACAAGGACGGCACCATTCATTTGGACGCGTTCGAAAAAATGCTGACCGACAACGTCGCCGGCATCATGCTCACCTGCCCGAACACCCACGGACTCTTCGAAAAGGACGTGGCGAAGATCGCCCAGCTCGCCCATACCCGGGACGCGCTCCTCTATTACGATGGCGCGAACCTGAACGCGATCGTGGGGCAGTGCCGCCCGGGCGATCTGGGCTTCGATGTGATGCACTACAACCTGCACAAGACGTTCGCCACCCCGCATGGCATGGGCGGCCCCGGTTGTGGCCCGGTTGGCGTGGGCGAGCGCCTGCTGCCCTACCTGCCCGGCCCGCGCGTCGTGAAGGAGGGGGACCGCTACACCCTCGCCACGCCGGAAAAGAGCATCGGGCGGGTCGCCGCCTTCTTCGGGAACTTCCTCATCGCCGTGCGCGCCTACGCCTACCTCCGGCACTACGGCAACGAGGGACTCAAGGAAGTCAGCCGCAACGCCGTGCTGAACGCCAACTACATCCACGCCCGGCTGAAGGGCGCCTACAAATCCGCCTTCAGCGCGCGCTACATGCACGAGTGCGTTTTCACGGCCTCGTCCCAGGCGGACAAGGGCGTCCACGCCATCGACATCGCGAAGGCCCTCCTCGACCGGGGCTTCCACGCGCCCACGATCTACTTCCCGCTCACCGTCAAGGAATGCCTCATGATCGAGCCGACCGAGACGGAGTCGAAGGAAACGCTGGACGCGTTCTGCGACGCAATGCTCGAAATCGCCGCGCTGGTGGATTCCGATCCCGAGTCCCTGCACGCCGCGCCGGTCAACACGCCGGTTGGCCGCCTCGATGAAGTGAAGGCCGCGCGGGATCTGAACTGCGCCTGTCTCTGA
- the gcvPA gene encoding aminomethyl-transferring glycine dehydrogenase subunit GcvPA, translating into MSWIPTTEADRQAMLETIGVADIEELFSSIPAPLRMKSWDIPPGMSEMAVRDHVAALAARNQAGQVSFLGGGYYDHYIPAAVDALSGRSEFYTAYTPYQPERSQGTLQSIYEYQSAMCRLTGMEFANASLYDGGTAVFEAATMAVRITRRHRVVLHPSLNPVYRKMLLTHAANLELDIVEGDDPADAACVIVQNPSFLGTVADYTALGARCREAKALLVVSFYPVSLGLVKTPGEMGADIAIGEGQCLGMPLGFGGPYLGIMATRKDHVRKMPGRIAGETVDREGRRGFVLTLQAREQHIRRTKAMSNICSNQALCALRALIHLSLWGKDGFKELAVACHSKAEYLKKQLGFATVLNDDPTFNEFAVRLPAGARQVCAAMLEHGFVAGLPLADVGAGEPNDLLIAVTEKRSREELDAFARALENVSCS; encoded by the coding sequence ATGAGTTGGATCCCCACCACCGAGGCCGACCGGCAGGCCATGCTGGAGACCATCGGTGTCGCCGACATCGAGGAGCTCTTCAGCAGCATCCCGGCCCCGTTGCGCATGAAATCGTGGGATATCCCGCCGGGCATGTCGGAAATGGCGGTGCGCGATCACGTGGCCGCCCTCGCCGCCCGCAACCAGGCCGGACAGGTCTCTTTCCTCGGCGGCGGCTACTACGACCACTATATTCCGGCCGCCGTGGACGCGCTTTCGGGCCGCAGCGAATTCTACACCGCCTACACGCCCTACCAGCCGGAACGCTCCCAGGGTACGCTCCAGAGCATCTATGAGTATCAGTCGGCCATGTGCCGCCTGACCGGCATGGAATTCGCCAACGCCTCGCTCTACGACGGCGGCACGGCCGTCTTTGAAGCGGCGACGATGGCTGTCCGCATTACCCGCCGACACCGGGTCGTGCTGCACCCCTCCCTCAATCCCGTCTACCGGAAAATGCTGCTCACGCACGCAGCCAACCTTGAGCTCGACATTGTTGAGGGCGACGACCCGGCCGACGCCGCCTGCGTCATTGTCCAGAACCCGAGTTTCCTCGGCACGGTGGCGGACTACACCGCCCTGGGCGCGCGCTGCCGCGAAGCGAAGGCCCTGCTGGTCGTGTCCTTCTATCCCGTTTCGCTGGGCCTGGTCAAGACCCCCGGCGAAATGGGCGCCGATATCGCCATCGGCGAGGGCCAGTGCCTGGGCATGCCGCTGGGCTTCGGCGGGCCCTATCTGGGCATCATGGCCACGCGCAAGGATCATGTCCGCAAAATGCCCGGCCGCATCGCCGGCGAAACGGTCGATCGTGAAGGGCGGCGCGGCTTCGTGCTCACGCTCCAGGCCCGCGAGCAGCACATCCGGCGCACCAAGGCCATGTCCAACATTTGCTCCAACCAGGCCCTGTGCGCCCTGCGCGCCCTGATCCACCTCTCGCTCTGGGGCAAGGATGGCTTCAAGGAACTCGCCGTCGCCTGCCACTCGAAAGCGGAATACCTCAAGAAACAGCTCGGCTTCGCCACCGTGCTGAACGACGACCCGACCTTCAACGAATTCGCCGTCCGCCTGCCCGCCGGCGCGCGTCAGGTGTGCGCCGCCATGCTGGAACACGGCTTCGTCGCCGGATTGCCGCTTGCGGATGTCGGCGCGGGCGAACCCAATGACCTCCTTATCGCCGTGACGGAAAAGCGCTCCCGCGAGGAACTCGACGCCTTCGCGCGCGCGCTGGAGAACGTTTCATGCAGCTGA
- the gcvH gene encoding glycine cleavage system protein GcvH: protein MNPDDLRYTEEHEWIGELGGQYFVGITDYAQAQLGDITYIELPEVGREVEAGEEVAAVESVKAASDIYAPVSGTVVEINEALESRPELVNKAPYGGGWFFKLEEVDATEFDALMDISAYRAFVESLG, encoded by the coding sequence ATGAACCCCGATGATCTCAGGTACACCGAAGAACACGAATGGATCGGCGAGCTGGGCGGCCAGTATTTCGTCGGCATCACCGATTATGCCCAGGCGCAACTCGGCGATATCACCTACATCGAATTGCCGGAGGTCGGCCGTGAGGTCGAGGCCGGCGAGGAAGTCGCAGCCGTGGAATCCGTGAAGGCCGCCAGCGATATCTACGCGCCCGTGTCGGGGACCGTCGTCGAGATCAACGAGGCCCTCGAGTCGCGCCCCGAACTGGTCAACAAAGCCCCCTATGGCGGCGGATGGTTCTTCAAGCTCGAAGAAGTGGACGCCACCGAGTTCGACGCGCTGATGGACATCTCGGCCTACCGCGCCTTCGTCGAAAGCCTCGGCTAG
- the gcvT gene encoding glycine cleavage system aminomethyltransferase GcvT, with product MRQTPLHGIYAQHGAKVVDFHGWALPVQFAGIIDEHLHVRSKAGLFDCSHMGEFVLRGAEAIAAFDRLVFSDMVNLRVGLCRYSAILNEQGGIIDDCVGLRLAEDELYLVTNAGPLDQIHSLLSAIPGVENVSEATAKLDVQGPLARDVMLSLGFEALRDLKYWNGLRLNWEGRDIVVTRAGYTGEVGYEIFVPNDLAVPLWERLAAHPDVAPCGLGARDTLRTEVGYPLNGEDLSPDKTPLASGMDRLIAWDKEFVGKRALVAQRDAGDHTVLVAIKSADRRAPRHGFELKHDGQVVGAVTSGTFGPSVGCGVGLADLPRALAHPGVALTAGPRDLPVETAAIPVYAGGTCRKKF from the coding sequence ATGCGGCAAACGCCATTGCACGGCATCTACGCGCAGCACGGCGCCAAGGTCGTGGACTTTCACGGCTGGGCGCTTCCGGTGCAGTTCGCGGGGATTATCGACGAGCACCTCCACGTCCGGTCGAAGGCCGGTCTGTTTGATTGCTCGCACATGGGGGAATTCGTGCTGCGGGGGGCGGAGGCGATCGCGGCGTTTGACCGGCTCGTATTCTCGGACATGGTGAATCTCCGGGTGGGCCTCTGCCGCTACAGCGCGATCCTGAACGAGCAGGGCGGCATCATCGACGATTGCGTCGGCCTGCGGCTCGCGGAAGACGAGCTCTACCTGGTCACCAACGCCGGCCCCCTCGATCAGATCCACAGCCTGCTCTCGGCGATTCCCGGCGTGGAGAACGTGAGCGAAGCCACCGCGAAGCTCGACGTGCAGGGGCCGCTCGCGCGCGATGTAATGCTCTCGCTGGGTTTCGAGGCGCTGCGCGATCTGAAATACTGGAACGGCCTGCGCCTGAACTGGGAAGGCCGCGACATCGTGGTCACCCGCGCGGGCTATACCGGCGAAGTGGGCTACGAAATCTTCGTCCCCAACGATCTCGCCGTGCCCCTGTGGGAGCGTCTCGCGGCGCATCCCGACGTGGCCCCCTGCGGCCTGGGCGCGCGCGACACGCTGCGCACCGAGGTGGGCTACCCGCTGAATGGCGAGGATCTGAGCCCCGATAAGACCCCGCTGGCGTCGGGCATGGACCGACTCATCGCGTGGGACAAGGAATTTGTGGGGAAGCGGGCCCTGGTAGCCCAGCGGGACGCGGGGGATCACACGGTGCTGGTCGCCATCAAGTCCGCCGACCGCCGGGCGCCGCGCCATGGCTTCGAACTGAAGCACGATGGCCAGGTTGTGGGCGCGGTCACCAGCGGCACCTTCGGCCCCAGCGTGGGCTGCGGGGTCGGCCTGGCGGATCTGCCGCGGGCGCTGGCCCACCCGGGCGTCGCGTTGACCGCCGGCCCGCGCGATCTCCCCGTCGAAACGGCGGCCATCCCGGTCTATGCCGGGGGCACGTGCCGCAAGAAGTTTTAG
- a CDS encoding type II toxin-antitoxin system RelE/ParE family toxin: MYRKRMQFILNAPDERSFRTMKSFHFEELRGDRQGQHSIRLNRQYRLVFRFEGVSPEKRLVVLAVEDYH, encoded by the coding sequence ATGTACCGGAAACGAATGCAGTTCATCCTGAACGCGCCGGACGAACGCTCCTTTCGGACGATGAAGAGCTTTCATTTCGAGGAATTGCGCGGCGACCGCCAGGGCCAACATTCCATCCGGCTGAACAGACAATATCGCCTTGTGTTCCGGTTCGAGGGCGTTTCGCCCGAGAAGCGGCTCGTTGTGCTCGCAGTTGAGGACTACCACTGA